A region from the Campylobacter subantarcticus LMG 24377 genome encodes:
- the frr gene encoding ribosome recycling factor, protein MLNEIYTKQKQQSDKSLEALKKDFTTIRTGKVNINILDHIHVDYYGSATPLNQVATVLATDASTISITPWEKSMLKAIESTIAAANIGVNPNNDGESVKLFFPPMTREQREENAKNAKAMGEKAKVAIRNIRKDANDTVKKLEKDKAISEDEAKKAYDEVQKQTDSYTAKVDELVKNKEAELLKV, encoded by the coding sequence ATGCTAAATGAAATTTATACCAAGCAAAAACAACAATCAGATAAAAGCTTAGAGGCCTTAAAAAAAGATTTTACCACTATAAGAACCGGTAAGGTAAATATCAATATACTTGATCATATCCACGTAGATTACTATGGCAGTGCAACCCCACTTAATCAAGTAGCAACCGTTTTAGCAACCGATGCTTCAACCATTAGTATTACTCCTTGGGAAAAATCTATGCTTAAAGCCATAGAAAGCACAATAGCTGCGGCAAACATCGGAGTAAATCCAAACAATGATGGTGAAAGTGTGAAATTATTCTTCCCTCCTATGACAAGAGAACAAAGAGAAGAAAATGCTAAAAATGCTAAAGCTATGGGAGAAAAAGCTAAAGTAGCGATTAGAAATATTAGAAAAGATGCAAATGATACAGTTAAAAAACTAGAAAAAGATAAAGCAATTTCAGAAGATGAAGCAAAAAAAGCTTATGATGAAGTTCAAAAGCAAACTGATAGCTACACAGCAAAAGTAGATGAATTAGTTAAAAATAAAGAAGCAGAACTTTTAAAGGTTTGA
- a CDS encoding aerobic ribonucleoside-diphosphate reductase Ia, B2 protein subunit NrdB, which yields MNRKRIYNPKSNETLNDRKVFNGNPHGILNFTKAKYTWALKLWDLMEANTWFPKEVDTTKDALDYRCNLTSAEKRMYDLVWSQLISMDSFQTNNLADNINPYITAPEINAVLARQAYEEANHSKSYAVMVEAICENTDLIYEMEKHDETLREKNDFISSIYEELAGEVDDNKLLLAMVANQILEGVYFYSGFTAIYALARAGKMLGSAQMIRFIQRDEITHLLLFQNMINSVRKERSDLFNDTNLSKIYDMFEKAGELEIKWGKYITQNQIMGFTDDIIEEYIHYLVDQRLTAINLDKIYNAKHPIKWVDDFSKFNDQKSNFFESKVTNYSKGSLSFDDF from the coding sequence ATGAATAGAAAAAGAATTTATAATCCAAAATCAAACGAAACTTTAAATGATAGAAAAGTTTTTAACGGTAATCCTCATGGGATTTTAAATTTCACCAAAGCAAAATACACTTGGGCTTTAAAACTTTGGGATTTAATGGAAGCAAATACCTGGTTTCCCAAAGAAGTGGATACAACCAAAGATGCATTAGATTATCGCTGTAATCTCACAAGTGCTGAAAAAAGAATGTATGATTTAGTTTGGTCTCAACTCATCTCAATGGATAGTTTTCAAACAAATAATCTTGCTGATAATATCAACCCATATATCACAGCACCTGAAATTAACGCAGTTTTAGCAAGACAAGCTTATGAAGAGGCAAATCACTCTAAGTCTTATGCTGTTATGGTAGAGGCTATTTGCGAAAACACAGACTTAATCTATGAGATGGAAAAGCACGATGAGACTTTAAGAGAAAAGAATGATTTTATTTCGAGTATCTATGAAGAATTAGCTGGTGAAGTAGATGATAATAAGCTCTTACTCGCCATGGTGGCAAATCAAATTTTAGAAGGGGTGTATTTTTATAGTGGCTTCACTGCTATTTATGCCCTTGCACGTGCAGGAAAAATGCTAGGTTCAGCACAAATGATACGTTTTATACAAAGAGATGAGATTACGCATTTGTTATTATTCCAAAACATGATTAATTCTGTTCGTAAAGAAAGATCTGATTTATTTAACGATACCAATCTAAGTAAAATCTATGATATGTTTGAGAAAGCAGGCGAGCTTGAAATCAAATGGGGAAAATATATTACTCAAAATCAAATTATGGGTTTTACAGATGATATCATAGAAGAGTATATTCATTATCTTGTTGATCAAAGGCTTACTGCTATTAATTTAGATAAAATTTACAATGCTAAGCACCCGATTAAATGGGTTGATGATTTTTCTAAATTTAACGATCAAAAAAGCAATTTCTTTGAAAGTAAGGTTACAAACTACTCCAAAGGAAGCTTGAGTTTTGATGACTTTTAA
- a CDS encoding disulfide bond formation protein B: MCDINKTKFFYFLMCMAGFLVILMPVGTANLIFGYMLGDSPCTSCWGQRESMIFIGVAALFIVRYGIKGKFLAFLLIATAFGLWQSFNHISWHAHRDLDQGFGLPIFGLHTYFWAEVVFWAVVLLLGVIFAFAPKFASFEKEMEGASYRKLTKFNLAAMVIVAFIVASNIFQAFVSTGPVPYSGQGDPVRFSLNPKYIIWSDSGWSKSWKSFSVLGPRDVKDPDFAFAPASEKLGIKFDNNTSNAPFVNIDDTLKITSETKIDFPKAINTLDYIHGEYVASSKWEVFFLDDNFSIKTDFLLDPYYSATINPIVSIIPYLDNKYILMGSNKTFLRFAQNPNADHTVQYAHFMKGADKFEGTGKDLGRGRIDTVRAKFNHILSTTTDGKYMYTATVPNNKDAKTFVISKISLADRVLSAEFTPKADLKEGKTLGDLYITSMACKDGKIYALSKKHNVIAVIDLAKEAIVEAIAYPESITNARSLFFKDNKMHILSYQDGANILYTLD; encoded by the coding sequence ATGTGTGATATTAACAAAACTAAATTCTTTTATTTTTTAATGTGTATGGCAGGCTTTTTAGTGATTTTAATGCCTGTTGGAACTGCAAATCTAATTTTTGGATATATGCTAGGGGATAGTCCTTGTACATCATGCTGGGGACAAAGAGAATCTATGATTTTTATCGGTGTAGCGGCTTTATTTATCGTTCGCTATGGTATAAAAGGTAAATTTTTAGCTTTTCTTTTAATCGCAACAGCATTTGGTTTATGGCAATCATTCAATCACATAAGCTGGCACGCACATCGTGATCTTGATCAAGGTTTTGGTTTACCTATTTTTGGTTTACATACTTATTTTTGGGCTGAAGTAGTATTTTGGGCTGTAGTTTTACTACTAGGTGTTATTTTTGCATTTGCACCAAAATTTGCTTCTTTTGAAAAAGAAATGGAAGGTGCTAGCTATAGAAAATTAACCAAATTTAATCTAGCTGCTATGGTTATTGTTGCATTTATTGTAGCTTCAAATATATTCCAAGCCTTTGTAAGCACTGGTCCTGTTCCATACAGCGGGCAAGGTGATCCTGTTCGTTTTAGCTTAAATCCAAAATATATCATTTGGTCTGACTCTGGCTGGAGCAAAAGTTGGAAAAGCTTCTCTGTACTTGGACCGCGTGATGTAAAAGATCCTGACTTTGCTTTTGCACCTGCAAGTGAAAAACTTGGCATCAAATTTGACAACAACACAAGCAATGCTCCATTTGTAAATATCGATGATACTTTAAAAATCACAAGCGAAACAAAAATCGATTTTCCAAAAGCAATCAATACACTTGATTACATTCATGGAGAATATGTTGCAAGTTCAAAATGGGAAGTATTTTTCTTAGATGATAACTTCAGTATTAAAACTGATTTTCTTTTAGATCCTTACTACTCAGCAACAATTAATCCTATCGTAAGTATCATTCCTTACTTAGATAACAAATACATCTTAATGGGTTCAAACAAAACTTTCTTAAGATTTGCACAAAATCCTAATGCAGATCATACGGTACAGTATGCTCATTTTATGAAGGGTGCGGATAAATTTGAAGGTACAGGAAAAGACCTAGGGCGCGGTAGAATTGACACAGTAAGAGCTAAATTCAACCACATCTTAAGTACAACAACAGATGGTAAATACATGTACACTGCTACAGTTCCTAACAACAAAGATGCAAAAACTTTTGTTATTTCAAAAATTTCTTTAGCAGATAGAGTTCTTTCGGCAGAATTTACTCCTAAAGCTGATTTAAAAGAAGGTAAAACTTTAGGTGATCTTTACATCACTTCAATGGCTTGCAAAGATGGCAAAATTTATGCTCTAAGCAAAAAACACAATGTAATTGCAGTAATTGACTTAGCTAAAGAAGCGATCGTAGAAGCTATTGCGTATCCAGAAAGCATTACTAATGCAAGAAGTTTATTCTTCAAAGATAACAAAATGCATATCTTATCTTATCAAGATGGAGCAAACATCCTTTATACACTTGATTAA
- a CDS encoding RDD family protein: MKTKAKIATRFLRFKAFLIDLFLLYVPILYLFYFTLGSKEAFLNNQFIIFLCSLIFGILQALFLTKKAQSPGLKAYDLYLVDLKNGHKLNFFRILLRYIFFVISFGFLIGFLVSFLRKDSLALHDILSQSAVVTKVEK, encoded by the coding sequence ATGAAAACTAAAGCAAAAATAGCCACTCGCTTTTTAAGATTTAAAGCCTTTTTGATTGATCTATTTTTGCTTTATGTGCCTATTTTGTACTTATTTTATTTTACTCTTGGCTCTAAAGAAGCCTTTTTAAATAATCAATTTATAATTTTTTTATGCTCTTTGATTTTTGGTATCTTACAAGCTTTATTTTTAACCAAAAAAGCTCAAAGCCCCGGTCTTAAAGCTTATGATTTATACTTAGTGGATCTTAAAAATGGCCACAAGCTTAATTTTTTTAGAATACTCTTGCGTTATATTTTTTTTGTTATAAGCTTTGGTTTTTTGATTGGCTTTTTGGTAAGTTTTTTAAGAAAAGATAGCTTAGCTTTGCATGATATTTTAAGTCAAAGTGCGGTTGTTACAAAGGTAGAAAAATGA
- the pyrE gene encoding orotate phosphoribosyltransferase, with translation MNLEQIYKDCGAYLQGHFLLSSGKHSEFYLQSAKVLENPKLAGELCDELAKIIASFNIEFDSICSPALGGILAGYELARACNKRFIFTERIEGVMSLRRGFEVKKGEKFIVCEDIITTGGSALESAKIIESLGGEVVGFAALANRGFCAVKNLNNPRKENAKLPENLPLFALGNFEFDIYEANACPLCEKGTQAIKPGSRGN, from the coding sequence ATGAACTTAGAACAAATTTATAAAGATTGCGGGGCGTATTTACAAGGACATTTTTTGCTTAGCTCAGGCAAGCACTCTGAGTTTTACCTTCAAAGTGCTAAAGTTTTAGAAAATCCAAAACTTGCAGGTGAACTTTGCGATGAGCTTGCAAAAATAATTGCTAGTTTTAACATTGAATTCGATAGCATTTGTTCTCCTGCTTTGGGCGGAATTTTAGCAGGGTATGAGCTTGCTAGGGCTTGCAACAAGCGCTTTATCTTCACCGAACGCATAGAGGGAGTGATGAGTCTTAGACGCGGTTTTGAAGTAAAAAAAGGTGAAAAATTCATTGTTTGTGAAGACATCATCACAACAGGTGGATCTGCACTTGAAAGTGCAAAAATTATTGAAAGTTTAGGTGGAGAGGTAGTAGGTTTTGCAGCTTTAGCAAACCGTGGTTTTTGTGCAGTAAAAAATTTAAATAACCCAAGAAAAGAAAATGCAAAATTACCTGAAAATTTACCATTATTTGCATTAGGAAATTTCGAATTTGATATTTATGAAGCAAACGCTTGTCCACTTTGTGAAAAAGGCACTCAAGCTATCAAACCTGGTAGTCGTGGAAACTAA
- the secG gene encoding preprotein translocase subunit SecG, with product MTTLLIILQFTIVVIICIAVLLQKSSSIGLGAYSGSNESLFGAKGPAGFLAKFTFVMGVLLIANTIALSYMYNNANSNSLAEKAEQILPKAPETNTTNIPVAPSAPISESNTSK from the coding sequence ATGACTACTCTTTTAATTATTTTACAATTTACAATAGTTGTAATCATTTGCATCGCTGTTTTATTACAAAAAAGTTCAAGTATAGGACTTGGGGCATATAGCGGAAGCAATGAAAGTTTGTTTGGAGCAAAAGGTCCTGCGGGATTTTTAGCCAAATTTACTTTTGTAATGGGTGTTTTACTTATTGCTAATACAATTGCTCTTAGCTATATGTATAATAATGCTAATTCTAACTCACTTGCTGAAAAAGCAGAACAAATTTTACCAAAAGCACCTGAAACAAACACAACTAACATTCCAGTTGCGCCAAGTGCCCCAATTAGCGAAAGTAATACTAGCAAATAA
- a CDS encoding mechanosensitive ion channel family protein — protein MKKFFFIVLFFLFINSYAQEKNTLENKNSIFALVQNYIELNLLLESFRNSDTNSSEFQDNIKEIEKQKATILTTLPLKIVSQEIDDKEAKDFLQTKNALQKSVENAQIKKRYYDYVDNKIKLLNLTSAEHFYLCIFELEKVFIEGAQSHVIRSIIDKSIDALKEDMVFSFTLDKEKINDVNQLRTLEVNENNLRNTIKSYNEILVYLRNNASLLETNFLFIGLGLQNAINYINEQTSISSINVGKIVISIVVIVFFYSLKFYLAKILYFILIRLFGKNSANMEIKTHFLEKLQGPVGWFLFAYAIGICFTILYYPAPVDIRVSNILSIAYVILTAWLVINIFDSYGMVIVAKLAEKSGKREVVNLIIKILYFIIIVIAVLFVLSHLGFNISALIASLGIGGLAVALAAKDIIANFFASVLLLFDNSFNQGDWVEISGIEGTIVEIGLRKTTIRTFDNSLVFLPNSTIMGTNIKNWSKRKIGRHVKLFIGVTYDATPEQLEQCVEDIRYLLATSPLIAQVDDSALNHGGTRARYRQNLVSVNDLEGYKNNTYVAVSGFSASSIDIEVYFYTKAVDAGGFREARQSILLELMKIVERNKLSFAFPSQSLYIEKISKEQKEELLA, from the coding sequence ATGAAAAAATTTTTTTTTATTGTTTTATTTTTTTTATTTATTAATTCATATGCACAAGAAAAAAATACTTTAGAAAATAAAAATAGTATTTTTGCTCTAGTGCAAAATTACATAGAGCTTAACTTACTTTTGGAAAGTTTTAGAAATAGCGATACAAACAGCAGTGAATTTCAAGATAATATAAAAGAAATAGAAAAACAAAAGGCTACAATTTTAACTACTTTGCCTTTAAAAATAGTATCTCAAGAAATTGATGATAAAGAAGCAAAAGATTTTTTGCAAACTAAAAATGCTTTGCAAAAAAGCGTAGAAAATGCTCAAATTAAAAAAAGATACTATGATTATGTGGATAACAAAATCAAACTTTTAAATTTAACCTCTGCTGAACATTTTTACTTGTGTATTTTTGAATTAGAGAAAGTTTTTATCGAAGGAGCGCAAAGTCATGTTATAAGAAGTATTATTGATAAAAGCATTGATGCGCTTAAAGAAGATATGGTGTTTAGTTTTACTTTAGATAAAGAAAAAATTAATGATGTTAATCAGCTTAGAACTTTAGAAGTCAATGAAAACAATTTAAGAAATACTATTAAATCTTATAATGAAATTTTAGTTTATCTAAGAAACAATGCTAGTTTGCTTGAAACTAATTTTTTATTTATAGGTTTGGGTTTGCAAAATGCGATTAATTATATTAATGAGCAAACTTCTATTAGTAGCATAAATGTTGGGAAAATAGTTATTTCTATTGTTGTAATTGTCTTTTTTTATTCTTTGAAATTTTATCTAGCAAAGATTTTGTATTTTATACTCATACGTTTGTTTGGAAAAAATTCAGCTAATATGGAGATAAAAACTCATTTTCTAGAAAAACTCCAAGGACCGGTGGGTTGGTTTTTGTTTGCTTATGCTATTGGAATTTGTTTTACTATTCTTTATTATCCTGCGCCTGTTGATATAAGAGTTAGCAACATTTTATCTATTGCTTATGTTATCTTAACAGCTTGGCTTGTAATAAATATCTTTGATAGCTATGGTATGGTGATAGTGGCAAAACTTGCTGAAAAAAGTGGCAAGCGTGAAGTAGTCAATTTAATCATTAAAATTTTATATTTTATCATTATAGTGATAGCTGTTTTATTTGTTTTATCGCATTTGGGTTTTAATATTTCTGCTTTGATTGCTTCTTTGGGTATAGGTGGTTTGGCTGTGGCGTTGGCAGCTAAGGACATCATAGCAAATTTCTTTGCTTCTGTGCTTTTGCTTTTTGATAATAGTTTTAATCAAGGCGATTGGGTGGAAATTTCAGGTATAGAAGGAACTATCGTTGAGATTGGACTTAGAAAAACTACTATTAGAACTTTTGATAATTCATTGGTGTTTTTACCGAATTCAACTATCATGGGAACAAATATCAAAAATTGGAGCAAAAGAAAAATTGGACGTCATGTGAAGTTGTTTATTGGTGTAACCTATGATGCAACACCTGAGCAACTTGAGCAATGTGTAGAAGACATAAGGTATTTACTAGCAACAAGTCCTTTGATAGCTCAAGTTGATGATAGTGCACTAAATCATGGCGGAACACGTGCTAGATATAGACAAAATTTAGTTTCAGTAAATGATCTAGAAGGGTATAAAAATAACACCTACGTTGCAGTAAGTGGATTTAGTGCAAGTTCTATTGATATAGAAGTGTATTTTTACACTAAAGCAGTAGATGCAGGTGGTTTTAGAGAGGCAAGACAAAGTATTTTACTTGAGTTGATGAAAATTGTAGAAAGAAACAAACTAAGTTTTGCATTCCCTTCGCAAAGTCTTTATATTGAAAAAATTTCCAAAGAACAAAAAGAAGAGCTTTTGGCTTAA
- a CDS encoding carbonic anhydrase alpha — protein MSFKKILFGSFITSMLFAYEQMPQNISHGNFIDKEKWKNLDKNWIYCESGLNQDFININSKKAANKNNSLEFNYSNDSFGLINDGYTIKMHFASNGSHIVLNNTAYNLSHFHFHAPSKISIDKKSYPLEIHFSHVSQKGDIAVVVLFLQEGTENPFIKKIIRAFPKKEGDKLYVQGLSANELLPNNFQSFYIFKNKLNKPCNQKITWIVLKDVSYTSKEQIQTIQNLMGKNENLKTQEINNLEQND, from the coding sequence ATGAGTTTTAAAAAAATACTTTTTGGTTCATTTATTACTAGTATGCTTTTTGCCTATGAGCAAATGCCACAAAATATCTCACATGGAAATTTTATAGATAAAGAAAAATGGAAAAATTTAGATAAAAACTGGATTTATTGCGAAAGTGGGTTAAATCAAGATTTTATCAATATAAACAGTAAAAAAGCTGCAAACAAAAATAATTCTTTAGAATTTAACTATTCAAATGATTCTTTTGGCTTAATAAATGATGGTTATACTATAAAAATGCATTTTGCAAGCAATGGAAGCCATATCGTGCTAAATAATACAGCTTATAATTTATCCCATTTTCACTTTCACGCTCCATCAAAGATTTCTATTGATAAAAAATCTTATCCTTTAGAAATTCATTTTAGCCATGTAAGTCAAAAAGGTGATATAGCAGTGGTTGTGCTGTTTTTACAAGAAGGTACGGAAAATCCTTTTATTAAAAAAATCATCCGTGCTTTTCCCAAAAAAGAAGGCGATAAGCTTTATGTTCAAGGCTTAAGTGCTAATGAGTTATTACCAAATAACTTTCAATCTTTTTATATCTTTAAAAACAAACTCAACAAGCCTTGTAATCAAAAAATCACTTGGATAGTTTTAAAAGATGTAAGCTATACCTCTAAAGAGCAAATCCAAACTATACAAAATTTAATGGGAAAAAATGAGAATTTAAAAACACAAGAAATTAATAATTTAGAACAAAATGATTAA
- a CDS encoding carbonic anhydrase beta, producing the protein MKDLIEGALKFMQEDFKEHAELFESLKNKQNPHTLFIGCADSRVIPNLITNTGPGELFVVRNIGNIVPPYRVGNDFLATTSAIEYAFNSLHIKNIIVCGHSNCGGCAALYASESDLKTMPNVEKWLTLLEPIKHKVLKIAGEDIAMRAWMTEKMNLINSLQNLLTYPGVEEALNKKEIELHAWYYIIETGEIYEYDFNFENFVLIQERVKKS; encoded by the coding sequence TTGAAAGACTTGATCGAAGGTGCTTTGAAATTCATGCAAGAGGATTTTAAAGAGCATGCGGAGCTTTTTGAAAGTTTAAAAAACAAGCAAAATCCTCATACACTTTTTATAGGTTGTGCAGATTCTAGGGTTATACCCAATTTAATCACCAATACAGGTCCAGGGGAACTTTTTGTTGTAAGAAATATAGGCAATATCGTTCCACCATATAGAGTAGGGAATGATTTTTTGGCAACTACTTCTGCTATTGAATATGCTTTTAATTCATTACATATTAAAAATATTATCGTGTGTGGGCATAGCAATTGTGGGGGTTGTGCAGCTTTATACGCAAGTGAGAGTGATTTAAAAACAATGCCTAATGTAGAAAAATGGCTTACTTTGCTTGAGCCTATAAAACATAAGGTTTTAAAAATAGCAGGCGAAGATATAGCTATGCGTGCTTGGATGACTGAAAAAATGAATTTGATCAATTCTTTACAGAATTTGTTAACTTATCCAGGCGTTGAAGAAGCTTTAAATAAAAAAGAAATTGAACTTCACGCTTGGTATTACATCATAGAAACAGGCGAAATTTACGAATACGATTTTAATTTTGAAAATTTCGTTTTAATTCAAGAGAGGGTAAAAAAATCATGA
- a CDS encoding protein-L-isoaspartate(D-aspartate) O-methyltransferase, producing the protein MHIFEQKQCQTMAEEIRKNTFINEELFEAFCSTPREIFSPLKMHAYRLDALPLMGNQWISSPLTVAKMTMALDFKDADSVLEIGCGSGYQAAILSRLIRRVFTIERIEKLAISAIEKFKKLNYSNIHVKFDDGQNGWKNYAPYDRILLSAYIEHIPNVLFNQLENNGILVAPLLIGNQQFITKFTKKDNEISKEVLDECLFVPIKDGKE; encoded by the coding sequence ATTCATATATTTGAACAAAAACAATGCCAAACCATGGCAGAAGAAATTCGTAAAAACACCTTTATCAATGAAGAATTATTCGAAGCTTTTTGTTCAACTCCTAGAGAAATTTTCTCACCTTTAAAAATGCATGCCTATAGACTTGATGCACTTCCTTTAATGGGCAATCAATGGATAAGCTCACCTTTAACCGTAGCCAAAATGACCATGGCACTTGATTTTAAAGATGCGGATAGTGTTTTAGAAATAGGCTGTGGTAGCGGGTATCAAGCTGCGATTTTGAGCAGGCTTATTAGAAGAGTTTTTACCATAGAGCGCATTGAAAAACTTGCAATTAGCGCTATAGAAAAATTTAAAAAACTTAATTATTCTAATATTCATGTTAAATTTGATGATGGTCAAAATGGTTGGAAAAATTATGCACCTTATGATAGAATTTTACTCTCAGCTTATATAGAGCATATTCCAAATGTATTATTTAATCAACTTGAAAACAATGGAATTTTAGTAGCTCCTTTACTCATAGGAAATCAACAATTTATCACTAAATTTACCAAAAAAGATAATGAGATTAGCAAAGAAGTTTTAGATGAATGTCTTTTTGTACCCATTAAAGACGGTAAAGAATAA
- a CDS encoding Bax inhibitor-1/YccA family protein has product MGLYDRDYSNSKTQEFEGYARSDLSIFIKQTYQLFAASLLAATAGAYIGIFALAHLFAQSQATFWILFIIEIGLLFALQWKKREAPLNLVLLFAFTFVSGLTLTPLLYSVLALPAGASIIAQAFALTTVAFGALSVFAMNTKKDFTMMGKMLFVALIVIVVASLINIFFQSSLLSLAISGIGAILFSFYILYDTQNIIRGNYETPIEGAVALYLDFINLFISLLNILRSFNSR; this is encoded by the coding sequence ATGGGCCTTTATGATAGAGATTATTCTAACTCTAAAACTCAAGAATTTGAAGGTTATGCTAGAAGTGATTTAAGCATTTTTATAAAACAAACTTATCAGCTTTTTGCTGCTTCACTCTTGGCTGCAACAGCCGGTGCTTATATAGGAATTTTTGCTCTAGCACATTTGTTTGCACAATCTCAAGCAACTTTTTGGATTTTATTCATTATAGAAATTGGATTGTTATTTGCGCTGCAATGGAAAAAAAGAGAAGCTCCGCTTAACTTAGTTTTACTTTTTGCTTTTACTTTTGTTTCAGGTCTTACTTTAACACCGCTTTTATATTCAGTTTTAGCCTTACCTGCTGGAGCTAGTATTATCGCGCAAGCTTTTGCTTTAACTACGGTAGCTTTTGGTGCTTTAAGTGTATTTGCTATGAATACAAAAAAAGACTTCACTATGATGGGAAAAATGCTTTTTGTAGCTCTAATCGTTATTGTGGTGGCTTCTTTAATTAACATCTTTTTCCAAAGCTCACTTTTAAGTTTAGCGATTTCTGGTATAGGTGCGATTTTATTTTCTTTTTACATTCTTTATGACACTCAAAACATCATTAGAGGAAACTACGAAACACCAATCGAAGGTGCTGTTGCACTTTATCTAGATTTTATCAACCTTTTTATTTCTCTTCTTAATATTTTAAGAAGCTTTAATAGTAGATAA